A region from the uncultured Holophaga sp. genome encodes:
- a CDS encoding histidine kinase has translation MKAAAIAANARRRLANPVYWGMLLLIGGVWTLLSFVMGFGMPPLEVALSPVYWGILIIVIFPASWQWSGDDSPHAPFAQGLEQSLVWQVAWIMAIRGLVKGMQMAGLLSVPALHGIDPTARARGFFIHGFIVLCCGLLVGWLIARQEGAEVAEQRALEAAEQARIHVLQSQMNPHVLFNVISGLCELARPTAPLVERALLDLSGFLRELLDYSGLDRAPLSRERLLVERYLRLEQIRLGERLLCTWDWDPALEDLELPPLLLQPLVENAIKHGIAPRRGGGELRIRLSGLPGNLELEVANTGRELEPGSTEGVGLRNTRERLMHFRRDSLLSLHREGEWTRAVITLRGLP, from the coding sequence ATGAAAGCCGCTGCCATTGCTGCAAATGCCCGCCGGAGGCTGGCCAATCCCGTCTATTGGGGGATGCTTCTGCTGATCGGGGGTGTCTGGACCCTCCTCTCCTTCGTCATGGGCTTCGGGATGCCCCCCCTGGAGGTCGCCCTCTCTCCGGTCTACTGGGGCATCCTCATCATCGTGATCTTCCCGGCCTCCTGGCAGTGGAGCGGCGATGACAGCCCCCACGCCCCCTTTGCCCAGGGGCTGGAGCAGTCCCTCGTCTGGCAGGTCGCCTGGATCATGGCCATACGGGGACTCGTCAAGGGAATGCAGATGGCCGGCCTCCTTTCCGTACCTGCCCTTCATGGGATCGATCCGACGGCCAGGGCCCGGGGCTTTTTCATCCATGGCTTCATCGTCCTCTGCTGCGGACTCCTGGTGGGGTGGCTCATCGCCCGCCAGGAGGGAGCCGAGGTCGCTGAGCAGCGGGCCCTGGAGGCGGCCGAGCAGGCCAGGATCCATGTCCTGCAATCCCAGATGAACCCCCATGTCCTGTTCAACGTCATCAGCGGTCTCTGTGAGCTGGCCAGGCCCACCGCTCCACTGGTGGAGCGGGCCCTGCTGGACCTCTCCGGGTTCCTGCGGGAGCTGCTGGACTACAGCGGCCTGGACCGGGCCCCCCTCTCGCGGGAGCGGCTCCTGGTGGAGCGCTACCTCCGCCTCGAGCAGATCCGGCTGGGGGAGCGCCTGCTCTGCACCTGGGACTGGGATCCGGCTCTGGAGGACCTGGAGCTGCCGCCCCTCCTCCTCCAGCCCCTGGTGGAGAACGCCATCAAGCATGGCATTGCCCCCAGGCGGGGGGGCGGGGAGCTGCGGATCCGGCTCTCGGGCCTACCCGGAAACCTTGAGCTTGAGGTTGCCAACACCGGGCGGGAGCTGGAACCGGGCTCTACCGAGGGGGTCGGTCTCAGGAACACCCGGGAGCGCCTCATGCACTTCCGGCGGGATT